The Thermoclostridium stercorarium subsp. stercorarium DSM 8532 genome contains a region encoding:
- a CDS encoding GNAT family N-acetyltransferase, whose amino-acid sequence MEFRRAVTADLNEIMVIIKQAQDYLKNAGINQWQNNYPNIEVMNRDIENKNCYVLVDGDIIVGTVTVIFGVEKSYEYIDGKWLSDLDYAVVHRIAVRAEYKGKGLASVMMRNVEHMCLEKGIHSIKVDTHEDNRSMQRFLQKNGFVYCGVIYLQDGSKRLAFEKLLTGNGRG is encoded by the coding sequence ATGGAGTTTCGAAGAGCGGTTACTGCTGATTTGAACGAAATCATGGTTATAATAAAACAGGCTCAGGATTATTTAAAAAACGCGGGAATTAACCAATGGCAGAACAATTATCCAAATATTGAGGTTATGAACAGGGATATAGAGAACAAAAACTGTTATGTTCTGGTGGACGGTGATATTATTGTAGGTACCGTGACGGTTATTTTCGGAGTTGAAAAATCTTATGAATATATTGATGGGAAGTGGCTGTCAGATCTTGACTATGCCGTTGTGCACAGAATCGCGGTAAGGGCTGAGTATAAGGGGAAAGGACTTGCATCGGTTATGATGAGAAATGTTGAACATATGTGCCTTGAAAAAGGCATACATAGTATTAAAGTGGACACTCATGAGGATAACAGGTCAATGCAAAGGTTTTTACAGAAAAACGGCTTTGTTTATTGTGGTGTTATATATCTTCAGGACGGCAGTAAAAGACTTGCCTTTGAAAAATTATTAACTGGAAACGGGAGAGGTTGA
- a CDS encoding undecaprenyldiphospho-muramoylpentapeptide beta-N-acetylglucosaminyltransferase, producing MKTIVLTGGGTSGHVTPNIALIPRLINRGYDIYYIGSKNGIEKQLIEKEGIPYYGISAGKLRRYFDVKNFTDIFRIIGGFGQSVSILRKIKPDVVFSKGGFVSCPVVWAAWVLGIPVIIHESDITPGLTNKLSMPFSRKVCYTFPETEKHLIREKACYTGLPVRDEIFSGNRMRGYKLCGFMGGKPVLMVIGGSQGSENINRAVRSALDELLKNYQIAHICGRGNVKPELENIKGYKQFEYVDRELPDIFACADVLISRAGATVLFEILSLKKPALLIPLSKNASRGDQILNANSFKENGYSEVLYEEDMTAETLVAKVNEVYKNRERYVKAMQNRNLQNPADKIVEIIEEVAER from the coding sequence ATGAAGACCATCGTGCTTACGGGCGGGGGTACGTCGGGACACGTTACTCCCAATATTGCTCTGATACCGAGGTTAATAAACAGGGGCTACGACATATATTATATCGGGTCGAAAAACGGAATTGAAAAACAACTGATTGAAAAGGAAGGCATTCCGTACTACGGAATTTCCGCAGGGAAACTGAGAAGATACTTTGACGTAAAAAATTTTACCGATATTTTCAGGATTATCGGAGGTTTTGGCCAGTCTGTTTCAATTCTTAGAAAAATAAAACCTGATGTTGTTTTCAGCAAGGGCGGGTTTGTTTCTTGCCCGGTGGTTTGGGCGGCGTGGGTATTGGGAATCCCGGTGATTATTCATGAATCCGATATCACGCCCGGGCTTACGAATAAATTGTCAATGCCTTTCTCCAGAAAAGTCTGCTATACATTTCCGGAGACGGAAAAACATTTAATCCGGGAAAAAGCTTGTTATACGGGCCTTCCTGTGAGAGACGAGATATTTTCCGGCAACAGGATGAGGGGATATAAGCTTTGCGGTTTTATGGGCGGCAAGCCGGTATTAATGGTAATAGGCGGAAGCCAGGGCTCGGAAAACATAAACAGGGCGGTTCGTTCGGCGCTGGATGAACTTTTGAAAAATTACCAGATTGCCCATATATGCGGAAGGGGAAATGTGAAGCCTGAGCTTGAAAATATAAAAGGCTACAAACAGTTTGAGTACGTCGACAGGGAACTGCCCGATATTTTTGCCTGCGCTGATGTATTAATTTCAAGGGCGGGTGCTACTGTATTGTTTGAAATCCTTTCCCTCAAAAAGCCGGCTCTTCTGATACCGTTGTCGAAAAACGCCAGCAGAGGAGATCAGATTTTAAATGCCAATTCCTTCAAGGAAAACGGATACAGCGAGGTCCTGTATGAGGAGGATATGACTGCTGAGACGCTGGTGGCAAAAGTAAACGAGGTTTACAAAAACAGAGAAAGATATGTGAAAGCAATGCAGAACAGGAATTTACAAAACCCGGCGGACAAAATTGTGGAAATTATTGAAGAAGTGGCTGAAAGATGA
- a CDS encoding helix-hairpin-helix domain-containing protein gives MKFKILGIEITVRKEYAAIGVIMLILILAIWGWYLKTNRVEVFDAGKNKTEKQVQVEIQDNKSIEKNNTVIENTEVSNEPLYININTADLSTLMKLHGIGEVKARAIIEYRERNGPFKSIEEIKNVKGIGEATFQKIKDRIVVGTEGRKPLNMDLLK, from the coding sequence ATGAAATTTAAAATTCTCGGTATTGAAATTACAGTCCGAAAAGAATATGCCGCAATTGGCGTTATAATGCTGATACTGATACTTGCCATCTGGGGATGGTATTTGAAAACAAACCGGGTGGAAGTGTTCGATGCAGGGAAAAATAAAACCGAAAAGCAAGTACAGGTGGAAATTCAGGATAACAAAAGCATTGAAAAAAACAATACCGTTATTGAAAATACAGAGGTTTCGAATGAGCCTCTGTATATTAATATTAACACCGCTGATTTAAGTACGTTGATGAAACTTCACGGGATTGGCGAGGTAAAGGCAAGGGCGATTATTGAATACAGGGAAAGGAACGGTCCTTTTAAATCAATAGAAGAAATAAAAAATGTAAAAGGCATCGGCGAAGCTACCTTTCAAAAAATAAAGGACAGGATTGTAGTCGGTACCGAAGGCAGAAAGCCCTTAAACATGGATTTATTGAAATAA
- the thrS gene encoding threonine--tRNA ligase: MIKVTLKDGSCKEMQEGISVIEAAESISPGLARAALAGEVNGKVVDLRYRLNEDCKLSILTFDDAGGRMAYWHTTSHILAQAVKRLYPDVKLAIGPAIDTGFYYDFDVEKPFTPEQLEEIEAEMHKIIKEDLPIERFTLSREEALKFVNEKGEIYKAELISELPDGEEISFYRQGEFTDLCAGPHLLSTGSVKAFKLISVAGAYWRGNEKNKMLQRIYGVSFPKKSMLDEHLAKLEEAKKRDHNKLGRELGIFMTAEPVGQGLPLIMPKGAKILQIMQRFVEDEEERRGYLRTKTPYMAKSDLYKISGHWQHYKDGMFVLGDEEKDSEVLALRPMTCPFQFLIYNSKIHSYRDLPVRLAETSTLFRNEASGEMHGLIRVRQFTISEGHIICTPEQLEDEFRGAVDLINYMMDILGLKEDVTYRFSKWNPNNREKYIDNPEAWEYTQAKMKNILDHIGLPYIEAEGEAAFYGPKLDIQYKNVYGKEDTIMTVQIDFLLPERFDMFYVDKNNERKRPYIIHRTSIGCYERTLAMLIEKYAGAFPTWLAPVQVKVLPIVDKQNVYADDIANRLKNLGIRVEVDKRNEKIGYKIREAQLEKIPYMLVIGDKEMESGQVAVRSRKEGDLGPMDFDAFARKITEEIATKAR, translated from the coding sequence ATGATTAAGGTAACTTTGAAAGACGGAAGTTGTAAGGAAATGCAAGAGGGAATATCGGTTATAGAGGCCGCCGAAAGCATAAGCCCGGGGCTTGCCAGGGCAGCACTGGCCGGTGAAGTGAACGGAAAGGTTGTTGATTTAAGATATCGGTTGAATGAGGACTGCAAACTCAGCATACTGACATTTGACGACGCTGGGGGAAGAATGGCCTACTGGCATACCACTTCGCACATACTGGCCCAGGCGGTGAAGAGGCTTTATCCGGATGTGAAACTTGCCATAGGCCCGGCAATTGATACCGGTTTTTATTATGACTTCGACGTTGAAAAGCCGTTTACTCCCGAGCAGCTGGAAGAAATTGAAGCCGAAATGCATAAAATAATAAAAGAGGATTTGCCCATTGAACGGTTTACGTTAAGCAGGGAAGAGGCATTAAAATTTGTAAACGAAAAAGGCGAGATCTATAAGGCGGAATTGATTTCGGAACTTCCTGATGGCGAGGAAATATCTTTCTACCGGCAGGGCGAATTCACCGATTTGTGCGCGGGGCCGCACCTTCTCAGCACCGGAAGTGTCAAGGCGTTTAAGCTGATCAGTGTTGCTGGGGCATACTGGCGGGGAAATGAAAAAAATAAGATGCTGCAAAGGATTTACGGAGTGAGTTTCCCGAAGAAGAGCATGCTTGACGAGCACCTTGCAAAGCTTGAGGAGGCGAAAAAGAGAGATCACAACAAGCTTGGCCGTGAACTGGGAATATTTATGACCGCCGAGCCTGTCGGCCAGGGTTTGCCGTTAATTATGCCAAAGGGCGCCAAAATTCTTCAGATTATGCAGCGTTTTGTTGAGGACGAAGAAGAACGCAGGGGCTATTTAAGAACGAAAACACCGTATATGGCGAAAAGTGACCTTTATAAAATTTCAGGGCACTGGCAGCATTACAAGGACGGAATGTTTGTGCTCGGCGACGAAGAAAAGGACAGTGAAGTATTGGCTTTAAGGCCTATGACATGCCCGTTCCAGTTTTTAATTTACAATTCGAAAATACACAGCTACAGGGATTTGCCCGTAAGGTTGGCCGAAACTTCCACGCTGTTCAGAAACGAAGCATCGGGTGAGATGCACGGGCTTATCCGTGTACGCCAGTTTACAATTTCCGAGGGACATATAATTTGCACTCCCGAGCAGCTTGAAGATGAATTCAGGGGTGCGGTGGACTTAATCAATTATATGATGGATATTCTTGGCCTGAAAGAAGATGTAACTTACCGCTTCTCAAAATGGAATCCGAATAACAGGGAGAAATATATTGATAATCCTGAAGCATGGGAATACACCCAGGCCAAAATGAAGAACATTCTTGACCATATCGGCCTGCCTTATATTGAAGCAGAGGGCGAAGCGGCATTTTACGGCCCTAAGCTGGATATACAGTACAAAAATGTTTATGGCAAAGAGGACACAATCATGACGGTGCAGATAGACTTCCTGCTGCCCGAACGTTTTGACATGTTTTATGTGGACAAAAATAATGAAAGAAAGCGCCCGTATATCATTCATCGTACTTCCATCGGCTGTTACGAACGTACCCTTGCAATGCTGATAGAAAAGTATGCAGGGGCTTTTCCGACATGGCTTGCGCCCGTTCAGGTTAAAGTGCTGCCTATAGTCGACAAGCAGAATGTTTATGCCGATGATATAGCCAACAGATTAAAAAATCTGGGTATCAGAGTGGAAGTAGACAAACGTAACGAAAAGATCGGGTACAAAATCCGTGAGGCTCAGCTTGAAAAGATACCGTATATGCTTGTAATCGGGGACAAGGAAATGGAAAGCGGGCAGGTGGCAGTAAGATCGAGAAAAGAAGGCGATCTTGGCCCGATGGATTTCGATGCTTTCGCAAGAAAAATTACCGAAGAAATTGCCACAAAGGCAAGGTAA
- a CDS encoding YkuS family protein, translating to MHKIAVQKGLTPVQEYLTERGYEVETIDFDAFTKAQTEEYDAIVITGMNTNFLGLETTATNVPVIDATGMTPEEIYEQIERSFI from the coding sequence ATGCACAAAATTGCGGTACAGAAAGGCCTGACTCCGGTTCAGGAATACCTCACCGAACGCGGATACGAAGTGGAAACAATAGACTTTGACGCATTTACGAAAGCTCAGACCGAAGAATATGACGCAATAGTTATAACGGGAATGAACACAAACTTTCTCGGCCTGGAAACTACGGCCACCAACGTGCCTGTAATTGACGCAACGGGTATGACACCCGAAGAGATTTATGAACAGATAGAACGTTCCTTTATATGA
- a CDS encoding HAD-IIA family hydrolase produces the protein MLTEEDEPVVKESILKTKKLFVLDMDGTFYLGDRLIDGSLDFIKKLEATGKQYLFFTNNSSKTSDFYIKKLASMGLNITKDRILTSGDVTINYLKKYYNGKRIYLMATEIVEKEFLERGINLCTDDADAVVVAFDTSLTYEKLNIACKLIRNGSDFIATHPDFNCPTEDGFIPDCGAMCAFITASTGKKPKYLGKPYKETVDCILDHTGLTVDDIVFVGDRLYTDIATAYYHGATGLLVLSGETKLKDLENSDVKPDLIFESLKEVAEVL, from the coding sequence ATGCTTACAGAGGAGGATGAACCGGTGGTTAAAGAAAGCATTCTTAAAACAAAAAAATTATTCGTTCTGGACATGGACGGCACATTTTACCTTGGTGACAGGCTAATTGACGGCTCTCTTGATTTTATTAAAAAACTTGAAGCCACGGGCAAACAATATCTTTTTTTTACGAACAATTCATCAAAAACATCTGACTTCTATATTAAAAAACTGGCGTCTATGGGGCTTAATATAACAAAGGATCGGATTTTAACATCGGGAGATGTTACAATAAATTATCTGAAAAAATATTACAACGGCAAAAGAATTTATCTTATGGCAACAGAGATTGTTGAAAAAGAGTTCCTGGAAAGAGGAATAAATCTTTGCACCGATGATGCCGACGCAGTTGTTGTGGCTTTCGACACAAGCCTCACTTATGAAAAACTCAATATTGCCTGTAAACTAATAAGAAACGGCAGTGATTTCATAGCAACCCATCCCGATTTCAACTGTCCGACTGAGGACGGCTTTATTCCCGACTGCGGAGCAATGTGCGCATTCATCACCGCATCGACAGGCAAAAAACCCAAATACCTCGGTAAACCATATAAGGAAACAGTGGACTGCATACTTGATCATACCGGACTTACAGTTGATGACATCGTTTTTGTCGGTGACAGGCTGTACACCGATATCGCTACGGCATACTATCACGGCGCCACCGGGCTTCTTGTGCTTTCAGGAGAAACAAAGCTCAAGGACCTGGAAAATTCGGATGTCAAACCCGACTTAATATTCGAAAGCCTTAAAGAGGTTGCGGAAGTTCTGTAA
- a CDS encoding glycerol-3-phosphate responsive antiterminator, protein MKHEEIISKIEQNPIIAAVRNENLLQKAINSPVSTIFLLHASIFNIKTMVDAIKKAGKHAVIHIDFLEGIGRDNSAIDYICDVIQPDGIISTKNNNIKYAADRGMFTIQRFFLIDSMSYDTSVKTANAVKPHMVEVLPGIMPKIIKRITQQLPMPVIAGGLVETKEDVIEILNSGAIAVSTGTDRLWEL, encoded by the coding sequence ATGAAACATGAAGAAATAATCAGTAAAATTGAGCAAAACCCGATTATTGCCGCTGTAAGGAATGAAAACCTGCTGCAGAAAGCAATAAACTCGCCCGTGTCGACAATATTCCTGCTGCATGCCAGTATTTTTAACATTAAAACCATGGTGGACGCAATAAAAAAAGCAGGAAAACATGCCGTAATTCATATAGATTTCCTTGAGGGTATCGGGCGTGACAACAGTGCCATAGATTATATCTGCGACGTAATACAACCCGACGGTATAATAAGCACCAAAAACAACAATATCAAATATGCGGCAGACAGAGGAATGTTCACCATACAGAGGTTTTTCCTCATCGACAGTATGTCGTACGATACGTCGGTTAAGACGGCAAATGCCGTAAAACCGCATATGGTCGAAGTACTGCCCGGAATAATGCCAAAAATTATAAAACGTATAACCCAACAGTTACCAATGCCTGTGATAGCAGGCGGTCTTGTCGAAACAAAGGAAGATGTCATTGAAATACTGAATTCTGGTGCAATTGCGGTTTCCACGGGCACCGACAGGCTTTGGGAACTGTAA
- a CDS encoding DJ-1 family glyoxalase III, protein MVYVMLAEGFEEIEALTVVDVLRRAGIDVSTVSITGSKTVTGSHNIPVTADILLPDADLENADMVVLPGGMPGTNNLYDSSELEKVIAHRVENGKWVAAICAAPIILGRRGHLKGLEAVCYPGFENELIGAKIKNEKVVISSKIITSKGPGTALDFAFAIVSVLKDENTARKLRAGMQAE, encoded by the coding sequence ATGGTTTATGTAATGCTTGCCGAAGGTTTTGAAGAAATAGAAGCGCTTACGGTTGTGGACGTGTTAAGGAGAGCAGGCATTGACGTTTCCACCGTTTCAATAACAGGTTCAAAAACCGTTACCGGAAGTCATAACATCCCTGTAACAGCCGATATCCTGCTTCCAGATGCCGACCTTGAGAATGCCGATATGGTTGTTTTGCCTGGAGGAATGCCTGGTACCAATAATTTGTATGACAGTTCGGAACTGGAAAAAGTAATAGCCCACAGAGTTGAAAACGGCAAATGGGTTGCGGCGATTTGTGCAGCGCCGATAATTCTTGGAAGAAGAGGGCATTTGAAAGGTTTGGAAGCCGTATGTTACCCCGGTTTTGAAAATGAACTGATCGGGGCTAAGATAAAAAACGAGAAAGTGGTAATTTCCAGTAAGATTATAACCTCAAAAGGCCCAGGTACCGCCCTTGACTTTGCGTTTGCCATTGTATCGGTATTGAAGGATGAAAATACCGCAAGAAAACTGAGGGCAGGAATGCAGGCGGAATAA
- a CDS encoding IclR family transcriptional regulator: MAENGVQTLDRTFDIIELLAVTPNGMGVTEIGQKLGLHKSTVYRLINALVRRGYLEKDQNTGLYKIGPKFIEISGLYVRQIELKTEAAPFMRHLTELTGQVTHLAILDETEVVYIEKIEVMQSLRMYSQIGKRVPVHCSALGKVLLSGQNSDYQEQVLGKIKYIRYTENTVKDADEFKRELEMVRQKGWAIDNEEHEIGIRCIAAPVRDFTGKIIAALSITGSKNIISPDKDEYYGKLVVEAADNISRRLGFTGKTGE, encoded by the coding sequence ATGGCAGAAAATGGTGTTCAAACTCTTGACAGAACTTTCGACATAATTGAATTACTTGCCGTGACCCCTAATGGGATGGGAGTGACCGAGATTGGCCAAAAACTCGGTTTGCATAAAAGTACCGTATACCGTCTTATAAATGCATTGGTAAGGCGCGGGTACCTGGAAAAGGATCAGAACACAGGGTTATATAAAATCGGACCGAAATTTATTGAAATAAGTGGTCTGTATGTTCGGCAAATTGAACTGAAAACCGAAGCGGCGCCGTTCATGCGACATCTTACCGAGTTGACGGGTCAGGTAACACATCTGGCAATACTGGATGAAACAGAAGTGGTTTACATAGAAAAAATAGAAGTAATGCAAAGTCTCAGAATGTATTCCCAGATTGGAAAACGAGTGCCTGTGCATTGTTCAGCCCTGGGTAAGGTGCTTTTGTCAGGGCAGAACAGTGATTATCAGGAACAAGTCTTAGGAAAAATAAAGTATATCCGTTATACCGAAAATACGGTAAAAGATGCGGATGAATTCAAAAGAGAGCTTGAAATGGTCCGGCAAAAAGGGTGGGCAATTGATAACGAGGAACATGAAATTGGGATACGGTGTATTGCAGCGCCGGTAAGGGATTTTACAGGAAAAATCATTGCGGCTTTGAGCATAACAGGCAGCAAAAACATAATTTCACCCGACAAGGATGAATATTATGGAAAACTGGTTGTTGAAGCCGCTGATAATATTTCCAGAAGACTGGGATTTACAGGAAAAACAGGAGAATGA
- a CDS encoding bifunctional 2-keto-4-hydroxyglutarate aldolase/2-keto-3-deoxy-6-phosphogluconate aldolase: MKKEQVISRIREVGLVAVVRAENEDKALRITEACLEGGVAAIEITFTVPGAHKVIEKLASRFSEDQIILGAGTVLDPETARIAILSGAQYVVSPSLNLETVKLCNRYRVACMPGAMTIREVVECLEAGADIIKVFPGELFGPKIIKAIKGPIPQAELMPTGGVSVDNAAEWIKAGAVALGAGSSLTAGAKTGDYAKITETAKLFLEKIREARGQ, encoded by the coding sequence ATGAAAAAGGAACAGGTTATTTCAAGAATTCGCGAAGTAGGCCTTGTTGCGGTGGTAAGGGCTGAAAATGAAGACAAAGCCCTTAGAATTACCGAAGCGTGCCTTGAGGGCGGCGTTGCAGCGATTGAAATTACCTTTACGGTGCCGGGAGCGCATAAGGTTATTGAAAAGCTCGCAAGCCGTTTCTCGGAGGACCAGATCATTCTTGGCGCCGGAACGGTTCTTGATCCTGAGACGGCAAGAATCGCAATACTGTCAGGTGCTCAGTATGTGGTAAGCCCCAGCCTGAATCTTGAAACGGTTAAACTGTGCAACAGGTATCGTGTTGCCTGCATGCCCGGTGCAATGACAATTCGTGAGGTTGTTGAATGCCTTGAAGCCGGCGCAGATATTATTAAGGTTTTCCCCGGAGAATTATTCGGTCCGAAAATTATCAAAGCCATTAAAGGACCCATTCCGCAGGCTGAATTAATGCCAACGGGTGGTGTGTCGGTGGACAATGCCGCAGAATGGATTAAGGCCGGAGCTGTAGCGCTGGGTGCAGGAAGCAGCCTGACTGCAGGCGCAAAAACCGGGGACTATGCAAAAATTACAGAGACGGCTAAGCTCTTCCTTGAAAAAATCAGGGAGGCAAGAGGTCAGTAA
- a CDS encoding sugar kinase has product MALLDIKPKSECAYDCISLGEIMLRLDPGEGRIRTARYFRVWEGGGEYNVTRGLRKCFGMDVAVVTAFADNEVGRLLEDLVMQGGVDTRFIKWMPFDGIGRKVRNGLNFTERGYGVRGALGVSDRAYTAASQLKKGDIDWDTIFGKYGARWFHTGGIFAALSETTPEVVIEAVQTAKKYGTIVSYDLNYRPSLWKAIGGEKRAQEVNKEIAKYIDVMIGNEEDFTAALGFKVEGNDENLKSLNIEGYKNMINEVVKTYPNFKVVATTLRTVHTATINDWSAICWADGKIYQSREYKNLEILDRVGGGDSFASGLIYGLMTTGDPEKAVNYGAAHGALAMTTPGDTSMADVKEVEKLMSGGSARVVR; this is encoded by the coding sequence ATGGCTTTGTTGGATATTAAACCAAAAAGTGAATGCGCGTATGACTGTATATCCCTTGGTGAAATAATGCTGAGGCTTGATCCGGGCGAAGGTCGTATCCGTACGGCCCGTTACTTCAGAGTGTGGGAAGGCGGCGGTGAATATAACGTTACCCGTGGCCTGAGAAAATGCTTCGGCATGGATGTTGCGGTTGTTACGGCTTTTGCCGACAATGAAGTGGGACGCCTTCTTGAAGACTTGGTAATGCAGGGCGGAGTGGACACCCGCTTCATCAAATGGATGCCTTTTGACGGTATTGGAAGAAAGGTCAGAAACGGTCTTAACTTTACAGAAAGAGGATATGGCGTAAGAGGCGCCCTGGGTGTATCCGACCGCGCGTATACCGCCGCTTCTCAGCTGAAAAAAGGCGATATAGACTGGGATACCATATTCGGAAAATACGGAGCGCGCTGGTTCCATACCGGAGGAATTTTTGCCGCCTTGTCTGAAACAACGCCTGAAGTGGTGATTGAAGCGGTTCAGACGGCAAAGAAATACGGTACAATTGTATCTTATGACTTGAATTACAGACCTTCGCTGTGGAAAGCCATCGGCGGCGAGAAGAGGGCTCAGGAAGTCAACAAGGAAATTGCGAAATATATTGACGTGATGATTGGTAACGAAGAAGACTTCACTGCGGCCTTAGGGTTCAAAGTTGAAGGCAACGACGAAAATCTCAAGTCTTTGAATATTGAGGGTTATAAAAATATGATTAATGAGGTTGTCAAGACATATCCCAATTTCAAAGTTGTTGCCACAACCTTAAGAACCGTTCATACCGCTACAATTAATGACTGGAGCGCTATCTGCTGGGCAGACGGCAAGATATACCAGTCCAGAGAATATAAGAATCTGGAGATTCTTGACAGGGTTGGCGGCGGTGACAGCTTTGCTTCAGGTCTCATTTACGGCCTTATGACGACGGGAGATCCTGAAAAAGCGGTAAATTACGGTGCCGCTCATGGTGCGCTGGCAATGACGACACCCGGCGATACTTCAATGGCGGATGTAAAAGAAGTGGAAAAACTGATGTCCGGCGGAAGCGCCAGGGTTGTGCGTTAA
- a CDS encoding IS256 family transposase: protein MDKNTYYETVKNMAVEKVLNQYCSDSDPSRPALKKLLEDLLDWFMLSERQIYLLKNENDKGNGFYDRKLGTPMGNLDISVPRTRTGDFRPHILPEPYKRVDESYTDLLMSLVVNGYSESSLLNTLKSLNLPYSDDELNKIKDDLKSELDLFKQRELPESVFALLIDAYHCEIKDGSKVKKAACYIILGVDMEGKKDIFGLYTFFGKENRADWNKVFEDLINRGLKRVLVVVSDDFPGIIETVKAVYPYADHQLCFVHLQRNIRKYMTKADAAEFNKELDKIKFASSFDEAVQKFYDLCSKFKSKYSRYMNILMEKAEHYMAFIKYPESLRKHVYTTNSVESINSLVEKIRIRSGGYFNSVEVLEINIYLQRENLRRTKWKKAVPMINAHIYEIQQIFQLRYFNQTQNS from the coding sequence ATGGATAAAAATACCTATTATGAAACAGTCAAAAATATGGCGGTTGAAAAAGTATTAAACCAGTATTGCTCTGATTCAGATCCATCACGCCCTGCCCTCAAAAAGTTGCTGGAGGATTTGCTCGACTGGTTTATGTTGTCTGAACGCCAAATCTATCTCTTGAAAAACGAGAACGACAAAGGCAACGGCTTTTATGATAGAAAACTTGGTACACCTATGGGTAACCTGGACATCTCTGTCCCAAGAACTCGCACTGGCGATTTCAGACCCCACATCCTACCTGAACCGTATAAAAGGGTGGATGAATCCTATACAGACCTTCTTATGTCCCTTGTTGTCAACGGTTATTCAGAATCTTCTCTCTTAAATACCCTCAAAAGCCTCAACCTTCCTTACTCTGATGATGAACTCAACAAAATCAAAGATGACCTAAAAAGTGAATTAGACCTTTTCAAACAACGGGAATTACCCGAATCGGTGTTTGCTTTATTAATCGATGCTTATCATTGTGAGATAAAAGACGGCTCAAAAGTGAAGAAAGCCGCATGCTACATAATCCTTGGCGTTGATATGGAAGGTAAGAAAGACATCTTTGGCCTTTACACCTTCTTCGGCAAAGAAAACAGAGCCGATTGGAACAAGGTCTTTGAAGACTTGATAAACCGCGGTCTTAAACGAGTTTTAGTGGTTGTAAGTGATGATTTCCCAGGTATTATCGAGACCGTCAAAGCTGTATATCCATATGCTGATCATCAGCTCTGTTTTGTACACCTTCAGAGAAATATCCGCAAATACATGACCAAAGCTGATGCCGCAGAATTCAATAAAGAACTCGATAAAATAAAATTTGCTTCTTCCTTTGATGAAGCTGTTCAAAAGTTTTATGACCTTTGCAGTAAATTTAAGAGTAAATATAGCCGATATATGAACATTCTCATGGAGAAAGCAGAACATTATATGGCTTTCATTAAATACCCCGAATCCTTGAGGAAGCATGTTTATACTACCAACAGTGTAGAGAGTATCAACAGTCTAGTTGAAAAAATTCGGATAAGATCGGGTGGTTACTTTAACTCTGTCGAAGTATTGGAAATTAACATATATTTACAGAGGGAGAACTTGAGGCGGACAAAATGGAAAAAAGCGGTACCAATGATAAATGCTCACATTTATGAAATACAACAAATTTTCCAGTTACGTTACTTTAATCAGACACAAAATTCTTGA